GACCCTTCATTCCCCCCCTGTCGCCTCGCTGCTCACCCACCTCTTCGCGGACGCGCGCAAGACGGACGCCGCCGTGCTCGCGCCCTTCAGCGCCCTTCCCGCGGAAGAACGCAGGGCCCGGCTGGACGGCGACCCGCGCGCCTTCTACGCGAGCGTCGCGGAGGCCTACCTGCCGGTGTCGGAGGAACTGGGCCGCCTGCTCTACGCGCTCACCCGCGCACGGCGTGCCCGCACGGTGGTGGAGTTCGGCACGTCCTTCGGCATCTCCACGGTGCACCTGGCGGCGGCGCTGCGCGACAACGGAGGCGGCAAGCTCATCACCACGGAGTACGAGGCCTCCAAGGTCCACCGGGCGAAGGAGCACCTCACCCAGGCGGGGCTCGTGGACCTGGTGGAGTTCCGCGTGGGTGACGCGCTGGAGACGCTGCGCACGGACGTACCGGACGGCATCGACCTGGTGCTCCTCGACGGCGCGAAGCCGCTCTACCTGCCCCTCCTGCGGCTGCTGGAGCCGAAGCTCGGGCCCGGCGCCATCCTGGTCGCGGACAACGTGAAGATGAGCCCGGAGTTCGCGGCGCACCTGGCGCGGCCGGAGCACGGCTACGTCACCATTCCCCTGCCCTGGGAGGACGACGACTGCCTCTTCGCCGTGCGCGCCGCGTGACGGCCCACGATTAGGATGGCCGGATGGCGGACCTGGACCTGAACCTGCTGGTGGCGCTCGACGCCCTCCTGCGCGAGGGCAGCGTGGCGCGCGCCGCGGACCGGCTGGGTCTGAGCGCGCCGGCCATGAGCCGCACGCTCACCCGCATCCGGACCGCGCTGGGAGACCCGGTGCTGGTGCGCGCGGGACGCGGCCTGGTCCCCACGCCCCGGGCCCTGGCGCTCCAGCAGCAGGTGCGCGCGGTGGTGCGGGACGCCACCGCGCTGCTCGCGCCCGGCACGCCCACCGCGCCGGAGCAACTGACGCGCACGCTGACGCTGCGGGTGAACGACGGCGTCATCCCCCTGCTGGGCACCGCGCTCCACCAGCGGGCGCGCGCCGAGGCGCCCGGCCTGACGCTGCGCTTCGTGGCGGAGGGGCTGGAGGACGTGGAGTCCCTGCGCGACGGAGAGGTGGACCTGGACATCGGCGTGCAGGGTGCGCTGGGGCCGGAGATCCGCGTGCAGCGGCTGGGCGAGGAGTCCTTCATGTGCCTCGTGGGCCGCGCGTCGCCCCTTTCCCGGGGGCGGCTGACGCTGGAGCGCTTCGCCCGCGCCGAGCACATCGGCGTGTCGCGGCGGGGGAAGCTGCGCACGCCGCTGGACGACGCGCTGGAGCAGCACGGCCATTCGCGCCGGGTGACGGCGGTGGTGCCCAACATGCTCGCCGCGGCGGCGCTCGTCGCGGGGACGGACGCCGTCACGACGGTGAACGGCGCCTTCGCGCGCGCGGCGGCCCGGCTGATGCCCGTCAAGGCGCGCCCCGTGCCGCTGCCCCTGCCCCGCGTCACCGTGGCGCAGGCATGGCATCCCCGCTTCGACCGGGACCCCGCGCACGTCTGGCTTCGGCGCACGGTGAAGGCGCTCTGCGACGCGCCCGTGTTCAGCGCTACCCCGTGACGAGCGCGAGCGAGAAGCCGTCGTAGCCCTTGCTGCCCACCGTCTGCACGGCGGTGGCGCTCACGCGGGGCTCGGCGGCCACGGCCTCGTAGAAGCGGCGCATGCCCTGGATGTTCGCGTCCGTGCTGTCCGCGTCCACGACGCCGCCCTTGCGCACGACGTTGTCCGTGAGGATGACGCTGCCCTGGCGCGACAGCTTGAGCGCCCACGCGAAGTACTCCGCCGTGCGCACCTTGTCCGCGTCGATGAAGGTCAGGTCGAACGGCGCCTGGCCCTCCTTCTCCAGTTGGGCGAGCGTGTCCACCGCGTTGCCCAGCCGCACCTCCACCACGCCGGACAGGCCCGCGCGGGCGATGTTCTCCCGGGCCACCTCCGCGTGCTTCGGCACCGCCTCCAGCGTGATGATGCGCCCCTCCGGCGGCAGCGCCCGCGCCAGCCACAGCGTGCTGTAGCCGCCCAGGGTGCCCACCTCCAGGATGCGCTTCGCCCCGTGCATCCGGGCCAGCAGCATCAAGAGCTTGCCCTGGTTCGGCGCCACGTTGATGGCGGGCAGCCCCGCCTTCGCGCTCGCCTCCAGGGCCGCCTCCAGCGCGGCGTCCGGCGCCACCATGTGGTCGGTGATGTAGCGGTCGACCTGGGTCCACTGCTCCTGGCTCATGCGTCCTCCTTGGGAAGTGGACCTCTCCTAACGGCCTCGTCCCCCGGAAAAACCATTGGGGACGAAACTTAAAAGAGCGCGATGCGACAATGTAGGAGTCAGTAGGCCGCTCCTCATCCCCCCCGGAGGAACACCATGGAAATCAACCGCAAGTCGCCCGCCTCCATCGCCCCCACCGCCAACACGGCCACCTCGCGTGCCCAGGCGCCCAAGGCGAAGCCCCTGACGGTGCGTGACGGCTTCGACTCCCAGGGTGCGCGCCCCTCCAACTTCGTGGACCGCCCGACGGGCCGCCCCGCGACCCCGGGCGCCAGCGTGCCGGCGACGGCCTTCGCCTTTGGCGGCGGCAACGTCGCGGTGAAGCCGGGAGCGAACAAGGTCGCCGACACGAAGCCGGTGGATCCGTCCCAGCCCAGGCCCAAGCTCACGGGCGAGCCGGTCATCGCGGTCATCGACGGTGGCGTGGACTACAAGCACACCGACCTGGACGACGCGATGTGGACGAACCCCGGTGAGGTGGCGGGGGACGGCATCGACAACGACGGCAACGGCATCGCGGATGACATCCACGGCTTCAACGTGGGCACCGGCAAGGGCGACCCGTTCAAGGGCGAGGGCACGGACCACGGCACGCACGTGGCGGGCATCATCGCGGCCGAGGACAACGGCGAGGGCAACACCGGCATCGCCGCGG
The sequence above is drawn from the Corallococcus sp. NCRR genome and encodes:
- a CDS encoding O-methyltransferase — protein: MTTTLHSPPVASLLTHLFADARKTDAAVLAPFSALPAEERRARLDGDPRAFYASVAEAYLPVSEELGRLLYALTRARRARTVVEFGTSFGISTVHLAAALRDNGGGKLITTEYEASKVHRAKEHLTQAGLVDLVEFRVGDALETLRTDVPDGIDLVLLDGAKPLYLPLLRLLEPKLGPGAILVADNVKMSPEFAAHLARPEHGYVTIPLPWEDDDCLFAVRAA
- a CDS encoding LysR family transcriptional regulator; translation: MADLDLNLLVALDALLREGSVARAADRLGLSAPAMSRTLTRIRTALGDPVLVRAGRGLVPTPRALALQQQVRAVVRDATALLAPGTPTAPEQLTRTLTLRVNDGVIPLLGTALHQRARAEAPGLTLRFVAEGLEDVESLRDGEVDLDIGVQGALGPEIRVQRLGEESFMCLVGRASPLSRGRLTLERFARAEHIGVSRRGKLRTPLDDALEQHGHSRRVTAVVPNMLAAAALVAGTDAVTTVNGAFARAAARLMPVKARPVPLPLPRVTVAQAWHPRFDRDPAHVWLRRTVKALCDAPVFSATP
- a CDS encoding O-methyltransferase, with the translated sequence MSQEQWTQVDRYITDHMVAPDAALEAALEASAKAGLPAINVAPNQGKLLMLLARMHGAKRILEVGTLGGYSTLWLARALPPEGRIITLEAVPKHAEVARENIARAGLSGVVEVRLGNAVDTLAQLEKEGQAPFDLTFIDADKVRTAEYFAWALKLSRQGSVILTDNVVRKGGVVDADSTDANIQGMRRFYEAVAAEPRVSATAVQTVGSKGYDGFSLALVTG